One window of Papaver somniferum cultivar HN1 chromosome 9, ASM357369v1, whole genome shotgun sequence genomic DNA carries:
- the LOC113312448 gene encoding uncharacterized protein LOC113312448 yields MLTLSLKKFIQDRALIDLGYTGPAFNWSNGAIVEKPIFERLDRAVCNTDLFFIFPDNGLLHIPKISSDHYPILHDIVRKIMDVGKKLNEWCRKIFGNIFRTVEDRKEKLLKVQMEAHLRDTRMEEKVLYEEIEQLNVMQQRYYEHRSKVKWIPNMDKNTRVFHLSFMQRKKKNQIDALKLPNGTWVTEANDIIHYLVNHFNGLFKKDPDEDMY; encoded by the exons ATGTTAACACTGAGTTTAAAAAAATTTATTCAAGACAGAGCCTTAATTGATTTGGGTTATACTGGACCTGCTTTTAATTGGTCAAATGGTGCTATTGTGGAGAAGCCTATATTTGAGAGACTTGACAGAGCAGTGTGCAATACTGATTTGTTCTTCATATTCCCGGATAATGGGCTTCTTCATATCCCAAAGATCAGTAGTGATCATTATCCCATCCTA CATGATATTGTCAGAAAGATTATGGATGTTGGGAAAAAGCTGAATGAGTGGTGTAGGAAAATTTTTGGAAACATTTTCAGAACTGTTGAAGATCGTAAAGAAAAACTGTTAAAGGTGCAAATGGAGGCCCATCTAAGAGATACCAGAATGGAAGAGAAGGTGCTTTATGAGGAGATTGAGCAACTAAATGTAATGCAACAAAGATACTATGAACATAGAAGCAAAGTTAAATGGATCCCAAATATGGACAAAAATACTAGAGTCTTCCACTTGTCTTTTAtgcaaaggaaaaagaagaaccaGATTGATGCTCTAAAGCTTCCTAATGGCACTTGGGTGACTGAAGCTAATGATATTATCCATTATTTGGTGAATCATTTCAATGGTCTTTTCAAGAAGGATCCTGATGAAGATatgtactga